In Echinimonas agarilytica, a single genomic region encodes these proteins:
- the rpsD gene encoding 30S ribosomal protein S4: protein MARYLGPKLKLSRREGTDLFLKSGVRAIDTKCKIDNPPGQHGARKPRLSDYGVQLREKQKVRRMYGVLEKQFRNLYKEAARLKGNTGENLLVLLEGRLDNVVYRLGYAATRAEARQLVSHKAIVVNGGVVNIPSFKVSVDDVITVREKAKTQARIKAALELAGQREKPTWLEVDAGKMEGTYKRHPERSDLSADINEQLIVELYSK, encoded by the coding sequence ATGGCAAGATATTTGGGTCCAAAACTCAAGCTTAGCCGTCGTGAAGGCACTGATCTGTTTTTAAAAAGTGGTGTTCGAGCGATCGACACCAAGTGCAAGATCGACAATCCACCTGGTCAACATGGTGCGCGTAAGCCACGCTTGTCTGACTACGGTGTTCAGTTACGTGAAAAGCAAAAAGTTCGTCGTATGTATGGCGTGCTCGAAAAGCAATTCCGTAACCTTTATAAAGAGGCTGCACGCCTGAAAGGTAATACAGGTGAAAACCTATTAGTATTACTCGAAGGTCGCCTTGATAACGTTGTATACCGCTTAGGTTATGCTGCTACTCGTGCTGAAGCACGTCAGTTAGTTAGTCATAAAGCTATCGTGGTTAACGGTGGTGTTGTAAACATCCCATCATTCAAAGTTTCTGTTGATGATGTAATTACCGTTCGCGAAAAAGCTAAAACACAAGCACGTATCAAAGCTGCTCTTGAGCTGGCTGGACAACGTGAAAAGCCGACTTGGCTGGAAGTGGATGCTGGCAAAATGGAAGGCACTTATAAGCGCCATCCTGAGCGTAGCGATTTGTCAGCCGACATTAACGAACAGCTGATCGTCGAGCTTTACTCGAAGTAA
- the rpsK gene encoding 30S ribosomal protein S11, with amino-acid sequence MAKQPTRARKRVKKQIPDGMAHIHASFNNTIVTITDRQGNALSWATAGGSGFRGSRKSTPFAAQVAAERAGTAAQDYGVKNLEVFVKGPGPGRESAIRALNAAGYRITNIVDVTPIPHNGCRPPKKRRV; translated from the coding sequence ATGGCTAAACAACCAACTCGCGCGCGTAAACGCGTCAAGAAGCAGATACCTGACGGCATGGCTCATATCCATGCTTCTTTCAACAACACCATCGTGACTATTACCGATCGTCAAGGTAATGCGCTGTCATGGGCAACTGCGGGTGGCTCAGGCTTCCGTGGTTCGCGTAAGTCTACACCGTTCGCTGCTCAGGTAGCTGCTGAACGTGCAGGCACTGCAGCACAAGATTATGGCGTGAAGAATTTAGAAGTGTTCGTAAAAGGCCCAGGTCCAGGACGTGAGTCCGCGATCCGTGCATTGAACGCTGCCGGCTACCGCATCACCAACATTGTTGATGTTACGCCGATTCCTCACAATGGTTGTCGTCCACCGAAAAAACGTCGCGTATAA
- the rpsM gene encoding 30S ribosomal protein S13, translating to MARIAGINVPDNKHAVVALTAIYGLGKTRAQAICAATGVAEDAKIGQLDESTIDTLREEVAKYTVEGDLRREVTLNIKRLMDLGCYRGMRHRRSLPLRGQRTKTNARTRKGPRKPIKK from the coding sequence ATGGCCCGTATAGCCGGCATTAACGTCCCTGACAATAAACACGCTGTAGTTGCGCTAACCGCAATCTACGGCCTAGGCAAGACCCGTGCGCAAGCCATTTGTGCTGCCACCGGCGTTGCTGAAGATGCAAAAATCGGTCAACTGGATGAGTCCACGATCGATACGTTGCGTGAAGAAGTTGCTAAGTACACCGTTGAAGGTGACCTTCGTCGTGAAGTAACGCTGAACATCAAACGTTTGATGGATCTGGGTTGCTACCGTGGCATGCGCCACCGTCGTAGCCTACCACTTCGTGGTCAGCGTACTAAGACTAACGCCCGTACCCGCAAGGGTCCGCGTAAGCCGATCAAAAAGTAA
- the rpmJ gene encoding 50S ribosomal protein L36 — MKVRASVKKICRNCKIIKRRGVVRVICDEPKHKQRQG; from the coding sequence ATGAAAGTTCGCGCATCCGTAAAGAAAATTTGTCGGAATTGCAAAATCATCAAGCGCCGCGGCGTTGTCCGGGTGATTTGCGATGAGCCTAAGCACAAACAACGCCAAGGCTAA
- the secY gene encoding preprotein translocase subunit SecY: MATPGLDLNSTKGGLGELRSRLLFVLGAILVFRAGSFVPIPGIDASVLADLFAQQRGTIVEMFNMFSGGALERASVFALGIMPYISASIIMQLLTVVHPALAEMKKDGEAGRRKISQYTRYFTLVLGTFQAVGIATGLPNLMPGLVVDPGFGFYFTAVVSLVTGTMFLMWLGEQITERGIGNGISILIFTGIVAGLPSAIGQTIEQARQGEMNAIVLLLITAIVFVVTFFVVFVERGQRRIVVNYAKRQQGRQVFAQQSTHLPLKVNMAGVIPPIFASSIILFPATAASWFGSGDGMLAEFLQQVSMTLQPGQPLYVMLYAAAIIFFCFFYTALVFNPRETADNLKKSGAFIPGIRPGEQTSRYIDKVMTRLTLAGALYITLVCLVPEFMLITMNVQFYFGGTSLLIIVVVIMDFMAQVQTHLMSSQYESVLRKANLKNYGR; encoded by the coding sequence ATGGCTACACCAGGATTGGACTTAAATAGTACGAAAGGCGGGTTGGGTGAATTACGCAGCCGTCTGCTGTTTGTGTTGGGAGCCATCCTTGTGTTCCGGGCCGGCTCATTTGTGCCGATCCCGGGTATTGATGCCTCGGTTCTCGCTGACTTATTTGCCCAACAGCGCGGCACTATTGTGGAAATGTTTAATATGTTTTCCGGTGGTGCTTTGGAGCGAGCGTCTGTTTTTGCATTAGGAATCATGCCGTACATTTCGGCGTCGATTATCATGCAGCTGTTAACAGTCGTTCATCCAGCGCTAGCTGAAATGAAGAAAGATGGGGAAGCTGGTCGTCGTAAGATTAGCCAGTATACCCGCTACTTCACGCTTGTACTTGGTACGTTCCAAGCCGTTGGTATTGCCACCGGCTTACCAAACCTGATGCCAGGTTTGGTTGTAGACCCAGGCTTCGGTTTTTACTTTACAGCCGTTGTGAGTTTGGTCACAGGTACAATGTTCTTGATGTGGCTCGGTGAACAAATCACCGAGAGAGGTATCGGAAACGGTATTTCTATCCTGATCTTTACCGGCATTGTTGCCGGGTTGCCTTCGGCAATCGGTCAAACGATCGAACAAGCTCGTCAAGGTGAAATGAACGCGATTGTCTTATTATTGATAACCGCAATTGTTTTCGTCGTGACGTTCTTTGTAGTGTTCGTTGAACGTGGTCAGCGCCGCATCGTAGTGAACTATGCTAAGCGTCAGCAGGGCCGTCAGGTGTTTGCTCAGCAAAGCACGCATTTACCGCTTAAAGTAAATATGGCTGGTGTAATTCCACCTATCTTTGCTTCAAGCATCATTCTGTTCCCTGCCACAGCTGCAAGCTGGTTTGGTTCTGGAGATGGAATGTTGGCTGAATTTCTGCAGCAAGTGTCAATGACACTGCAGCCAGGTCAGCCGTTATATGTAATGCTTTATGCTGCTGCGATTATCTTCTTCTGCTTTTTCTACACGGCATTGGTTTTCAATCCGCGTGAAACGGCAGATAACTTGAAGAAATCGGGAGCGTTCATCCCAGGCATACGCCCAGGAGAGCAAACATCGCGCTACATTGACAAAGTGATGACTCGACTCACTTTGGCCGGTGCACTGTACATTACACTAGTTTGTCTGGTTCCTGAGTTCATGCTCATCACCATGAATGTGCAATTCTACTTCGGTGGAACATCATTGCTCATTATTGTTGTTGTCATCATGGATTTCATGGCCCAGGTGCAGACTCATTTGATGTCAAGTCAATATGAATCTGTACTTCGCAAAGCCAACCTTAAGAACTATGGCCGATAA
- the rplO gene encoding 50S ribosomal protein L15, with amino-acid sequence MRLNNLSPAAGSKTAGKRVGRGIGSGLGKTGGRGHKGQKSRSGGSVRPGFEGGQMPLKQRLPKFGFTSRKQLVRQEVRLHELAKVEAEVVDMNALRAANLIKGTTKIVKIVLSGELNKAVNVKGIAVTKGAQAAIEAAGGKVEE; translated from the coding sequence ATGCGTTTAAATAATTTGTCACCTGCTGCTGGCTCAAAAACTGCTGGTAAGCGCGTTGGTCGTGGTATCGGTTCTGGTCTTGGTAAGACCGGTGGCCGTGGTCACAAAGGCCAGAAGTCGCGTTCTGGCGGTAGTGTTCGTCCAGGTTTTGAAGGCGGTCAAATGCCTTTGAAACAGCGTCTACCTAAGTTCGGTTTCACTTCACGTAAGCAGTTGGTACGTCAAGAGGTTCGCCTACATGAACTGGCTAAAGTAGAAGCAGAAGTAGTGGATATGAATGCTCTGCGCGCAGCTAACTTGATTAAAGGCACAACTAAGATCGTTAAGATCGTGCTTTCAGGTGAACTGAACAAAGCAGTTAATGTCAAAGGCATTGCTGTAACTAAGGGTGCACAGGCTGCAATTGAAGCAGCTGGCGGCAAAGTCGAGGAATAG
- the rpmD gene encoding 50S ribosomal protein L30, with protein MAKKTVKVTQVKSSIGRLPKHRASLAGLGLRRIGHTVEVEDTPSVRGMINKVYYMVKVEGE; from the coding sequence ATGGCGAAAAAAACAGTAAAAGTGACTCAGGTAAAAAGCTCTATCGGCCGTTTACCTAAGCACAGAGCATCCCTGGCAGGTCTAGGTTTGCGTCGCATTGGCCATACCGTTGAAGTTGAAGATACTCCTTCAGTTCGCGGCATGATCAACAAGGTTTACTACATGGTTAAAGTGGAGGGTGAATAA
- the rpsE gene encoding 30S ribosomal protein S5 has product MAKAELQQGEFLEKLIAVNRVAKTVKGGRIFSFTALTVVGDGKGRVGFGYGKAREVPAAIQKAMEKARRNMQNVELNGNTLWHPVKGRHTGSRVYMQPASEGTGIIAGGAMRAVLEVAGVQNVLSKAYGSTNPINIVRATIDALVNMQSPEQIAAKRGLSVEEILG; this is encoded by the coding sequence ATGGCAAAAGCTGAATTGCAACAAGGCGAATTTCTGGAGAAATTAATCGCGGTTAACCGTGTAGCGAAAACCGTTAAAGGTGGTCGCATCTTCAGTTTCACAGCCTTGACTGTTGTTGGTGATGGTAAAGGTCGCGTAGGTTTTGGCTACGGCAAAGCCCGCGAAGTACCTGCAGCTATCCAAAAAGCGATGGAGAAAGCCCGTCGCAACATGCAGAATGTTGAATTAAATGGCAACACGTTGTGGCACCCTGTAAAAGGTCGTCACACAGGTTCGCGCGTTTATATGCAACCTGCATCTGAAGGTACCGGTATTATTGCCGGTGGCGCAATGCGTGCTGTATTGGAAGTGGCTGGCGTACAAAACGTACTGTCAAAAGCTTATGGTTCTACGAACCCAATCAACATCGTTCGCGCAACTATCGATGCTCTAGTGAACATGCAGTCACCTGAGCAAATCGCCGCTAAACGTGGCTTGTCTGTAGAAGAAATTCTGGGGTAA
- the rplR gene encoding 50S ribosomal protein L18 produces MDKKTSRLRRATRARKKIQELGATRLVVHRTAQHIYAQLIAPNGSEVIAAASTVEKAIGEELKSTGNVEAAKAVGKAIAERGLAKDVSSVAFDRSGFKYHGRVAALADAAREAGLQF; encoded by the coding sequence ATGGACAAGAAAACATCTCGTTTGCGTCGTGCTACTCGCGCTCGCAAAAAAATTCAAGAGTTGGGTGCTACCCGCTTAGTTGTACATCGTACAGCTCAGCACATCTACGCCCAACTGATCGCGCCGAATGGTTCAGAAGTTATCGCTGCTGCCTCAACAGTTGAGAAAGCAATTGGCGAAGAACTGAAATCTACTGGTAACGTCGAAGCAGCTAAAGCAGTGGGTAAAGCCATTGCAGAACGCGGCTTAGCAAAAGACGTTTCTTCAGTAGCGTTTGACCGCTCTGGTTTTAAATATCACGGTCGTGTAGCTGCTCTTGCTGATGCAGCGCGCGAAGCCGGTCTGCAGTTCTAA
- the rplF gene encoding 50S ribosomal protein L6 has translation MSRVAKAPVQLPAGVEVTLKGQDITVKGAQGSLTRTVNAAVEVKQEDNAVTFAGREGVSGSWAQAGTARALVNNMVTGVSQGFERKLVLNGVGYRAAAKGKVVNLALGFSHPIDHELPEGVSAECPSQTEIVLKGVDKQLVGQVAANIRAYRKPEPYKGKGVRYADEHVRRKEAKKK, from the coding sequence ATGTCTCGTGTAGCAAAAGCTCCTGTTCAGCTCCCTGCCGGCGTTGAAGTTACGCTTAAAGGCCAGGATATCACCGTAAAAGGTGCTCAGGGCTCGCTGACTCGCACAGTAAACGCAGCAGTTGAAGTAAAGCAGGAAGATAATGCTGTTACTTTCGCTGGTCGTGAAGGTGTAAGTGGTAGTTGGGCGCAGGCAGGTACTGCGCGCGCACTGGTAAACAATATGGTTACTGGTGTTAGCCAAGGGTTCGAACGCAAATTGGTACTGAATGGTGTTGGTTACCGTGCAGCGGCTAAAGGTAAGGTTGTAAACCTCGCTTTGGGCTTCTCACACCCAATTGACCATGAATTACCAGAAGGCGTTTCGGCAGAGTGTCCATCCCAGACTGAAATCGTGCTGAAAGGCGTTGATAAGCAGTTGGTTGGCCAAGTTGCGGCAAACATTCGCGCATATCGTAAGCCAGAGCCTTATAAAGGCAAAGGTGTACGTTACGCTGACGAACATGTTCGTCGTAAAGAAGCTAAGAAGAAGTAA
- the rpsH gene encoding 30S ribosomal protein S8, translating into MSMQDPIADMFTRIRNGQAAKKVAVKMPSSKVKVAIAKLLQEEGYISGYQVTSDVKAELEVELKYFQGKEVIETIQRVSRPGLRIYKKKGELPKVLAGLGVSIVSTSKGVMSDRAARKAGMGGEIIGYVA; encoded by the coding sequence ATGAGTATGCAAGATCCGATTGCGGACATGTTCACTCGAATCCGTAACGGCCAGGCGGCCAAGAAAGTTGCGGTAAAAATGCCGTCTTCAAAAGTAAAAGTAGCGATTGCGAAATTACTTCAGGAAGAAGGCTACATCTCTGGTTACCAAGTAACGAGCGATGTTAAAGCAGAGTTGGAAGTAGAATTAAAATATTTCCAAGGCAAAGAAGTTATTGAAACCATCCAACGCGTAAGTCGCCCTGGTCTTCGTATTTATAAGAAGAAAGGTGAATTACCTAAAGTATTGGCTGGTCTCGGTGTTTCTATCGTTTCCACTTCTAAAGGCGTGATGTCCGACCGTGCTGCTCGTAAAGCAGGCATGGGCGGTGAAATCATCGGCTACGTAGCTTAA
- the rpsN gene encoding 30S ribosomal protein S14, which translates to MAKKSMKAREVKRAKLVAKYAEKRQALKALIANPTTSEEDRWDAVLKLQALPRDSSKSRQRNRCRVTGRPHAFLRKFGLSRIKLREAAMRGEVPGLRKASW; encoded by the coding sequence ATGGCTAAGAAATCCATGAAGGCTCGTGAAGTTAAACGCGCCAAACTTGTAGCCAAGTACGCTGAAAAGCGTCAGGCACTAAAAGCATTGATTGCTAACCCTACGACTTCTGAAGAAGATCGTTGGGATGCAGTTTTGAAACTGCAAGCTCTGCCTCGCGACAGTAGCAAATCACGTCAACGTAACCGTTGTCGTGTTACCGGTCGTCCGCACGCATTCTTACGCAAATTCGGTTTAAGCCGTATTAAATTGCGTGAAGCAGCGATGCGCGGCGAAGTTCCTGGCCTGCGCAAGGCGTCTTGGTAA
- the rplE gene encoding 50S ribosomal protein L5 — MAKLHEYYNETVVPTLQKEFGYSSIMQVPRIEKITLNMGVGEALTDKKVLENAVSDMATITGQKPVVTKARKSVAGFKIREGYPIGCKVTLRGERMWEFLERLICIAMPRIRDFRGVSAKSFDGRGNYSMGVREQIIFPEIDFDKVDKVRGMDITITTGASSDEEGRALLAAFNFPFRK, encoded by the coding sequence ATGGCGAAACTGCATGAGTACTACAACGAGACTGTCGTACCAACTCTTCAAAAAGAGTTCGGTTACAGCAGTATCATGCAAGTCCCTCGGATTGAAAAAATCACACTCAATATGGGTGTTGGTGAAGCTCTTACTGATAAGAAAGTTTTGGAAAATGCTGTATCTGATATGGCAACAATTACAGGCCAAAAGCCTGTAGTAACCAAAGCTCGCAAATCAGTAGCTGGCTTTAAAATCCGTGAAGGCTACCCAATTGGTTGCAAGGTTACCCTGCGTGGCGAACGTATGTGGGAATTCTTGGAGCGCTTAATTTGTATTGCGATGCCTCGTATTCGCGACTTCCGTGGTGTGAGCGCTAAGTCGTTCGACGGTCGTGGCAACTACAGTATGGGCGTACGCGAGCAAATCATCTTCCCAGAAATCGACTTTGATAAGGTTGATAAGGTACGCGGTATGGATATTACTATCACTACCGGTGCAAGTTCTGACGAAGAAGGCCGCGCTCTGCTGGCCGCATTCAATTTCCCATTCCGCAAATAA
- the rplX gene encoding 50S ribosomal protein L24, giving the protein MAAKIRKGDEIIVLAGKDKGKRGEVEQVLVEANKVVVKGVNLVKKHQKPNPYQQVEGGIIEKEAPLHISNVAIYNAETGKADRVGFRVEDGKKVRIFKSNDQVIS; this is encoded by the coding sequence ATGGCAGCGAAAATCCGCAAAGGCGATGAGATTATCGTGTTGGCAGGTAAAGACAAGGGCAAGCGCGGCGAAGTCGAGCAAGTTCTAGTTGAAGCTAACAAGGTAGTTGTAAAAGGCGTTAACCTCGTCAAGAAACACCAAAAGCCAAACCCATACCAACAGGTAGAGGGTGGCATTATTGAGAAAGAAGCACCGCTTCATATCTCAAATGTTGCGATCTATAACGCCGAAACTGGCAAAGCAGATCGTGTTGGATTCCGAGTTGAAGATGGCAAGAAAGTACGTATCTTCAAATCGAATGATCAAGTAATTAGCTAA
- the rplN gene encoding 50S ribosomal protein L14, which translates to MIQMQTLLDVADNSGARSVMCIKVLGGSHRRYAGIGDIIKVSVKEAIPRGKVKKGEVLNAVVVRTRKGVRRQDGSLIKFDRNAAVLLNANHAPIGTRIFGPVTRELRNEKFMKIVSLAPEVL; encoded by the coding sequence ATGATCCAGATGCAGACCCTGCTGGACGTTGCCGACAACAGCGGCGCGCGCAGCGTGATGTGTATTAAGGTTCTCGGTGGGTCTCACCGCCGCTATGCCGGTATTGGTGACATCATCAAAGTCAGCGTAAAGGAAGCAATTCCACGCGGCAAAGTTAAGAAAGGTGAAGTCCTTAATGCTGTTGTAGTTAGAACCAGAAAGGGCGTTCGTCGTCAGGATGGTTCTCTGATTAAATTCGATCGTAATGCAGCCGTTCTTTTGAACGCGAACCATGCGCCGATCGGTACTCGTATCTTCGGTCCAGTGACACGTGAACTTCGTAATGAAAAGTTCATGAAAATTGTCTCACTGGCTCCTGAAGTACTGTAA
- the rpsQ gene encoding 30S ribosomal protein S17: MSEANIRTLQAKVIGNKMDKSITVAIERKVKHPIYGKYIKRTTKLHVHDETNQCSVGDVVSIKECRPLSKTKSWTLVEVVTKA, translated from the coding sequence ATGAGCGAAGCTAATATTCGTACGCTGCAAGCTAAAGTAATCGGTAACAAGATGGACAAGTCCATTACTGTTGCGATTGAACGTAAGGTGAAACACCCAATTTATGGGAAATACATCAAGCGTACTACTAAGCTGCACGTGCACGATGAGACTAACCAATGTTCTGTTGGTGACGTGGTCAGCATTAAAGAATGCCGTCCATTATCTAAGACTAAGTCTTGGACGCTAGTAGAAGTGGTTACTAAAGCTTAA
- the rpmC gene encoding 50S ribosomal protein L29 gives MKASELREKSVEELNAELLELLREQFNLRMQKSTGQLAQTHTLKVVRRDIARVKTILNEKAGA, from the coding sequence ATGAAAGCGAGTGAACTGCGTGAAAAAAGCGTGGAAGAGCTGAATGCTGAATTGCTAGAGCTGTTGCGTGAGCAATTTAACTTGCGCATGCAAAAGAGCACTGGCCAGCTGGCTCAGACTCACACGCTTAAAGTCGTGCGTCGCGATATAGCGCGCGTTAAAACCATCCTGAACGAAAAGGCAGGTGCGTAA
- the rplP gene encoding 50S ribosomal protein L16, with product MLQPKRTKFRKMHKGRNRGVAIAGGKVSFGSYGLKAVGRGRITARQIEAARRAMTRHVKRQGKIWIRVFPDKPITEKPLEVRQGKGKGNVEYWVAQIQPGRVLYEMDGVPEELAREAFLLASRKLPIKTTFVIRTVM from the coding sequence ATGCTACAACCGAAACGTACTAAGTTCCGTAAGATGCACAAAGGCCGTAACCGTGGTGTTGCGATTGCCGGTGGTAAAGTAAGCTTTGGTTCTTACGGTTTGAAGGCGGTCGGCCGTGGTCGTATCACAGCGCGTCAGATTGAAGCTGCGCGTCGTGCGATGACTCGTCACGTAAAACGTCAAGGTAAAATTTGGATTCGGGTATTCCCTGATAAACCAATTACCGAAAAGCCGTTGGAAGTTCGTCAAGGTAAAGGTAAAGGTAACGTTGAATATTGGGTCGCCCAAATTCAGCCTGGCCGTGTACTTTATGAGATGGATGGTGTTCCAGAAGAGTTAGCTCGCGAAGCTTTCTTGCTGGCATCACGTAAACTTCCAATTAAAACAACCTTTGTTATTCGGACGGTGATGTAA
- the rpsC gene encoding 30S ribosomal protein S3: MGQKVHPNGIRLGIVKPWNSTWFANKADYADNLHSDYLVRKFLTEELKNASISRIEIERPAKSIRVTIHTARPGVVIGKKGEDVEKLRQKVAKLAGTPAQINISEVRKPELDAQLVGDSIASQLERRVMFRRAMKRAVQNAMRLGAKGIKVEVSGRLGGAEIARTEWYREGRVPLHTLRADIDYATSEALTTYGIIGIKVWIFKGEVLGGMEQVEKQAQNPRPAKRGRKGTK; the protein is encoded by the coding sequence ATGGGTCAGAAAGTACATCCAAACGGTATCCGTTTAGGCATTGTTAAACCATGGAATTCAACATGGTTTGCTAACAAAGCCGATTACGCGGATAACCTACACAGTGATTACTTGGTTCGTAAATTCCTGACTGAGGAATTGAAGAACGCTTCAATCTCACGCATTGAGATTGAACGTCCTGCGAAAAGTATTCGTGTGACCATTCACACTGCCCGTCCAGGTGTTGTGATTGGTAAAAAAGGAGAAGATGTTGAGAAATTGCGTCAGAAGGTCGCCAAATTGGCTGGCACTCCTGCTCAAATCAACATCTCAGAGGTGCGTAAGCCTGAACTCGACGCACAACTGGTAGGCGATAGCATCGCTAGCCAACTTGAGCGCCGTGTTATGTTCCGTCGTGCTATGAAGCGTGCGGTACAAAATGCTATGCGTCTCGGTGCCAAAGGCATCAAGGTAGAAGTAAGCGGCCGTCTGGGCGGTGCAGAAATTGCACGTACAGAATGGTACCGTGAAGGTCGTGTTCCATTGCATACATTGCGTGCGGACATTGACTACGCAACTTCTGAAGCCTTGACTACTTACGGCATCATCGGCATCAAGGTATGGATCTTTAAAGGTGAAGTCCTTGGTGGTATGGAACAGGTCGAGAAGCAGGCGCAAAACCCGCGTCCAGCTAAACGCGGCCGCAAAGGTACTAAGTAA
- the rplV gene encoding 50S ribosomal protein L22, with the protein MEALAKHRFASTSAQKARLVADQIRGESVASALDILNYSTKKTAVLIKKVLESAIANAEHNQGADIDELKVAKIFVDDGPTMKRIMPRAKGRADRILKRTSHITVVVSDS; encoded by the coding sequence ATGGAAGCACTAGCTAAACATCGGTTTGCAAGTACCTCAGCGCAGAAAGCTCGCTTGGTAGCGGATCAAATCCGCGGCGAATCTGTAGCATCAGCGCTGGACATTCTTAACTACAGCACCAAGAAGACTGCTGTTCTGATTAAGAAAGTTCTCGAGTCAGCAATTGCAAACGCCGAGCACAACCAAGGCGCAGACATTGATGAGCTCAAAGTTGCCAAAATCTTTGTAGATGATGGTCCAACGATGAAGCGAATTATGCCGCGTGCTAAAGGTCGTGCAGACCGCATCCTGAAGCGTACCAGCCACATTACTGTGGTTGTGTCCGACAGCTAA
- the rpsS gene encoding 30S ribosomal protein S19, with protein MPRSLKKGPFIDLHLLKKVEKAVESGDKKPVKTWSRRSMIIPDMIGLTIAVHNGRQHVPVYVTDEMVGHKLGEFAPTRTYRGHIADKKAKKR; from the coding sequence ATGCCACGTTCTCTCAAGAAAGGTCCTTTTATTGACCTGCACTTGCTGAAGAAGGTAGAGAAAGCGGTGGAAAGCGGGGATAAAAAACCAGTGAAAACCTGGTCCCGTCGCTCAATGATCATTCCAGATATGATTGGTTTGACCATCGCTGTCCATAATGGTCGCCAGCACGTTCCTGTCTATGTAACTGACGAAATGGTCGGTCATAAACTGGGCGAATTTGCACCGACTCGTACTTATCGCGGTCATATCGCTGATAAGAAAGCCAAGAAGCGTTAA
- the rplB gene encoding 50S ribosomal protein L2 encodes MAIVKCKPTSPGRRHVVKIVNKDLHKGKPYAPLLDKKSKSGGRNNNGRITVRHIGGGHKQHYRIVDFKRNKDGIPAKVERLEYDPNRSANIALVLYADGERRYIIAPKGMQAGDQIQSGADAPIKAGNTLPLRNIPVGSTVHNIELKPGKGAQVARSAGAYAQIIAREGAYVTLRLRSGEMRKVFAECRATLGEVGNAEHMLQQFGKAGASRWRGVRPTVRGVAMNPVDHPHGGGEGRTSGGRHPVTPWGVPTKGFKTRKNKSTDKYIVRRRSK; translated from the coding sequence ATGGCTATTGTAAAATGTAAGCCAACGTCTCCGGGTCGTCGCCATGTAGTGAAGATCGTTAATAAAGATCTTCACAAAGGCAAGCCGTACGCCCCATTGCTGGATAAAAAGTCTAAGTCTGGTGGCCGCAACAACAATGGTCGCATTACCGTGCGTCACATTGGTGGTGGTCACAAGCAGCATTACCGTATTGTTGACTTCAAACGCAACAAAGACGGTATTCCAGCAAAAGTTGAGCGCTTGGAATACGATCCAAACCGTAGTGCAAATATTGCACTCGTACTGTATGCAGACGGTGAGCGTCGTTACATCATTGCTCCGAAAGGAATGCAAGCTGGTGACCAGATTCAATCTGGTGCAGACGCCCCGATCAAAGCTGGTAACACGTTGCCACTTCGCAACATCCCTGTAGGTTCTACAGTTCACAACATCGAACTGAAACCTGGCAAGGGTGCTCAAGTCGCTCGTTCTGCTGGCGCATATGCGCAAATCATTGCCCGTGAAGGCGCTTACGTTACATTGCGTTTACGCAGTGGTGAAATGCGTAAAGTGTTTGCTGAGTGTCGTGCGACACTTGGTGAAGTAGGTAATGCCGAGCACATGTTGCAGCAGTTCGGTAAAGCAGGTGCCTCCCGCTGGCGCGGTGTTCGTCCGACAGTTCGTGGTGTAGCCATGAACCCGGTAGATCACCCACATGGTGGTGGTGAAGGTCGTACATCTGGTGGTCGTCATCCTGTGACGCCATGGGGTGTTCCGACTAAAGGCTTCAAGACGCGTAAGAACAAGAGTACTGATAAGTACATTGTTCGCCGTCGTTCTAAGTAA